A window of the Candidatus Binatia bacterium genome harbors these coding sequences:
- the rplS gene encoding 50S ribosomal protein L19, with translation MNVIDAIESAQLRTDIPSFKPGDTLRVHVKVIEGEKERVQVFEGFVLRRSGSSTRETFTVRKVSYGVGVERTFPVHSPRIDKIEVVTRGLVRRAKLYYLRQRSGKAARIEEKTTARPGTAAASSAAKP, from the coding sequence ATGAACGTAATCGACGCAATCGAGAGCGCCCAGTTGCGCACCGACATCCCATCCTTCAAACCCGGGGACACTTTGCGCGTCCACGTGAAGGTCATCGAGGGCGAGAAGGAACGAGTCCAGGTGTTCGAGGGCTTCGTCCTGCGGCGCAGCGGCAGCTCGACCCGTGAGACGTTTACGGTCCGCAAGGTGTCCTACGGCGTCGGTGTGGAGCGAACCTTCCCGGTCCACTCCCCGCGCATCGACAAGATCGAAGTGGTTACCCGCGGCCTCGTGCGCCGCGCCAAGCTGTACTACCTGCGCCAACGCTCCGGTAAGGCGGCCCGCATCGAGGAAAAGACCACCGCCAGGCCCGGAACCGCGGCCGCCAGTTCAGCCGCCAAGCCGTAG
- a CDS encoding RNA methyltransferase: MAELFVVILHYPVIDKNGIVVTTAVTNMDIHDIARSARTYGVRAFFVATPTRPLRILAAKILEHWDTGFGGTYNVTRKEALELVSLEQDLDTTLLTVERLTGRRPCVVVTSARPGANRVSFATLRARLDTSDEPHLLVLGTGWGLAPEILARADLALEPISGPTDYNHLSVRAAAAIMLDRLRGAR, from the coding sequence ATGGCTGAGCTGTTCGTCGTCATCTTGCACTATCCCGTAATCGACAAGAACGGCATCGTCGTCACCACCGCGGTGACGAACATGGACATCCACGACATTGCCAGGTCCGCCAGGACTTACGGCGTCCGCGCGTTCTTCGTCGCCACACCGACCCGCCCCCTGCGCATCCTCGCGGCAAAGATCCTCGAACACTGGGACACCGGCTTCGGCGGCACCTACAACGTCACCCGCAAAGAGGCCCTCGAACTGGTCAGCCTCGAACAGGACCTCGATACCACTCTACTCACGGTCGAACGCCTGACCGGTCGCCGTCCGTGCGTCGTCGTAACCTCCGCGCGCCCGGGAGCCAACCGCGTGTCGTTCGCAACCCTGCGCGCCCGCCTCGACACCAGCGACGAACCTCACCTCCTTGTGCTCGGAACCGGCTGGGGTCTCGCGCCGGAGATCCTCGCCCGCGCCGACCTCGCCCTCGAACCCATCTCCGGCCCCACCGACTACAATCACCTGTCGGTACGCGCCGCCGCGGCAATCATGCTTGACCGCCTCCGGGGCGCACGCTAA
- the trmD gene encoding tRNA (guanosine(37)-N1)-methyltransferase TrmD yields the protein MDFHILTLFPEFFASPLSASMLRKGQERGALTFHLHNIRDYATDKHRVTDDTPYGGGDGMVMKPEPMVAALEALGTGPVAPRRILLSPQGHRFTQERAVALATEPAVALVCGRYEGVDERVRSFVDAELSIGDFVLSGGEVAALAVIDAVSRLVPGVLGGPRSVVEESFADGLLEYPHYTRPPEFRGQRVPDVLLSGDHAAIARWRREQSLRRTLERRPDLLVNARLSDEDRALLAGLDRSRNG from the coding sequence ATGGACTTCCACATCCTCACGCTCTTTCCGGAGTTCTTCGCCTCACCGCTGTCGGCCTCCATGCTTCGCAAAGGCCAGGAACGCGGCGCCCTCACCTTCCATCTGCACAACATCCGCGACTACGCCACCGACAAGCACCGCGTCACCGATGACACCCCCTACGGGGGCGGCGACGGCATGGTAATGAAACCCGAGCCGATGGTCGCCGCGCTTGAAGCCCTCGGTACCGGACCCGTAGCCCCGCGCCGCATACTGCTCTCGCCGCAAGGCCACCGGTTCACTCAAGAGCGTGCCGTCGCACTCGCCACCGAACCGGCGGTCGCCCTGGTCTGCGGCCGCTACGAAGGTGTCGACGAAAGAGTCCGATCCTTCGTCGACGCCGAACTGTCGATCGGCGACTTCGTCCTCTCCGGCGGCGAGGTCGCGGCGCTCGCGGTCATCGATGCCGTGAGCCGCCTCGTCCCCGGTGTGCTCGGCGGCCCCCGCTCGGTTGTCGAGGAGTCCTTCGCCGACGGTTTGCTCGAGTATCCGCACTACACCCGCCCGCCCGAGTTCCGCGGCCAGCGCGTACCCGACGTGCTGCTCTCCGGCGACCATGCCGCCATCGCTCGCTGGCGCCGGGAACAATCCCTGCGCCGCACCCTCGAACGGCGCCCCGACCTGCTCGTCAACGCCCGCTTGTCGGACGAAGATCGCGCCCTGCTCGCCGGCCTCGACAGGTCCCGCAATGGCTGA
- the rimM gene encoding ribosome maturation factor RimM (Essential for efficient processing of 16S rRNA), whose translation MTDETLVSLGKVVKPHGIRGEIRFAPFNPTSTTVKAGSIVILRQNGAEQPRRVIAVRPHKHLQLLTLEDCTSMTAAETLVGAEVCVPASALPAPDPGEVYHRQILGLAMVTLDGTAVGTVVEIMPLPSADVCVVRADSREHLVPLVADIVKEIDVQGGRIVIDPPPGLLDI comes from the coding sequence GTGACCGACGAGACACTCGTGTCGCTGGGCAAGGTGGTTAAGCCACACGGTATCCGCGGCGAAATCCGCTTCGCACCTTTCAATCCGACCTCCACTACGGTCAAGGCCGGTTCGATCGTCATCCTGCGCCAGAACGGCGCCGAACAGCCTCGGCGCGTCATCGCCGTCCGCCCGCACAAACACCTTCAACTCCTTACGCTGGAGGACTGTACGTCGATGACCGCCGCCGAAACCCTCGTCGGCGCCGAGGTGTGCGTGCCCGCCTCCGCACTGCCCGCACCCGACCCCGGCGAGGTCTATCACCGTCAGATCCTCGGCCTTGCCATGGTCACCCTCGACGGCACCGCCGTGGGGACGGTAGTTGAGATAATGCCCCTGCCAAGCGCGGATGTCTGCGTCGTCCGCGCCGATTCCCGCGAACACCTCGTCCCCCTCGTCGCCGACATCGTCAAGGAAATCGATGTGCAGGGCGGCCGCATCGTCATCGACCCGCCGCCGGGCCTGCTCGACATCTGA
- a CDS encoding KH domain-containing protein produces the protein MKDLVVFLARSLVSDPDAVEVKETQGDTASVFELKVAKEDLGRIIGKQGRTAKSIRTILTAAASRTNRKVVLEIVEDK, from the coding sequence ATGAAAGATCTCGTGGTGTTCCTCGCCCGCTCGCTGGTAAGCGACCCGGACGCGGTCGAGGTCAAGGAGACGCAGGGCGATACCGCCTCCGTCTTCGAATTGAAGGTCGCCAAGGAGGACCTCGGGCGCATCATCGGTAAACAGGGGCGTACCGCAAAATCCATTCGCACCATTCTCACGGCCGCCGCCTCGCGCACCAACCGCAAGGTGGTGCTCGAAATTGTCGAGGACAAGTAA
- the rpsP gene encoding 30S ribosomal protein S16 — translation MATAIRLSRHGAKKRPYYRIIVTDSRAPRDGRRLDQIGTYDPSQNPSRVVIKEDKLTHWLQRGAQPSLTVRQLLKRSGLQALSTPPSEAISTATNPDPGETQT, via the coding sequence ATGGCAACAGCGATTCGGCTCTCTCGGCACGGCGCTAAGAAGCGCCCGTACTATCGCATTATCGTTACCGACTCTCGCGCGCCGCGCGACGGCCGGCGACTCGACCAGATCGGCACTTACGACCCCTCGCAGAACCCATCGCGTGTGGTCATCAAGGAAGATAAGCTGACCCACTGGCTGCAGCGCGGCGCCCAGCCGAGCCTCACCGTTCGTCAGCTTCTCAAACGCAGCGGACTGCAGGCGCTCTCCACACCCCCGAGCGAGGCGATCTCTACGGCCACCAATCCTGACCCCGGAGAGACCCAGACATGA
- the ffh gene encoding signal recognition particle protein: MFDALSERFDLTIRKLRGLGKITERNIEDAVRDVRLALLEADVNFQVVKDFTDRVRTQAIGEEVRASLTPTQQFVKIVRNELTAVMGGSVTPLDLSASPPVAIMVVGLNGSGKTTSVGKLARYLKADLGRRPYLVPADVYRPAAIEQLNVLARQIDCPIHPAHAGDDPVELGRTGVAFAGNHGHDVVLIDTAGRLQIDEPLMQELERLKAAITPHHILLVVDAMTGQDAVNVARGFNDRLHLSGVLLTKFDGDARGGAVLSVRAVTGAPVLFVGTGEKLDALEPFYPDRMASRILGMGDMLSLIEKAERAYDEKQALALERKLRRNEFTLEDFREQLQVVRKMGSMGDLLGMIPGMKKVTRGMDMSHAESEIKRVEAIIGSMTKEERRNHLIINGSRRRRIAEGSGVSVSDVNRLLKQFQQTKKVMKQMGKLMGRGVPPGLPT; this comes from the coding sequence ATGTTCGACGCGCTCAGCGAAAGATTCGACCTGACCATCCGCAAACTGCGCGGCCTCGGGAAGATCACCGAGCGCAACATCGAGGATGCCGTCCGCGACGTCCGCCTCGCGCTGCTCGAAGCCGACGTCAACTTCCAGGTCGTCAAGGACTTCACCGACCGCGTCCGCACCCAGGCGATCGGCGAAGAAGTCCGCGCCAGCCTGACCCCCACCCAACAGTTCGTCAAGATCGTCCGCAACGAGCTTACCGCCGTCATGGGCGGCAGCGTGACCCCGCTCGACCTCTCCGCCTCCCCTCCGGTGGCGATCATGGTCGTCGGCCTCAACGGCTCGGGGAAGACCACCAGCGTAGGTAAACTCGCTCGCTACCTGAAAGCCGACCTCGGCCGCCGCCCGTATCTCGTACCGGCCGACGTCTACCGGCCCGCCGCCATCGAACAGTTGAACGTCCTCGCCCGGCAGATCGACTGCCCGATCCATCCCGCTCACGCCGGCGACGATCCCGTCGAGCTCGGCCGCACCGGCGTCGCCTTCGCCGGCAATCACGGCCACGACGTCGTACTCATCGATACCGCCGGCCGCCTGCAGATCGACGAGCCGCTCATGCAGGAGCTCGAACGACTCAAGGCCGCCATTACGCCTCATCACATCCTGCTCGTCGTCGACGCCATGACCGGACAGGATGCCGTCAATGTCGCCCGCGGCTTCAACGACCGATTGCATCTGAGCGGCGTCTTGCTGACCAAATTCGACGGCGACGCGCGCGGCGGCGCCGTGCTCTCGGTGCGCGCCGTCACCGGCGCCCCCGTGCTCTTCGTCGGCACCGGCGAAAAACTCGACGCCCTCGAACCCTTCTACCCGGACCGCATGGCGTCGCGTATCCTCGGCATGGGCGACATGCTCTCGCTCATCGAAAAGGCCGAGCGCGCCTACGACGAAAAACAAGCGCTCGCCCTCGAACGCAAACTCCGCCGCAACGAATTCACCCTGGAAGACTTCCGCGAACAGCTCCAGGTCGTCCGCAAGATGGGATCCATGGGCGATCTCCTCGGCATGATCCCGGGCATGAAGAAAGTCACCCGGGGTATGGACATGAGCCACGCCGAAAGCGAAATTAAACGCGTCGAGGCCATCATCGGCTCGATGACCAAGGAAGAGCGCCGTAATCACCTCATTATCAACGGCAGCCGCCGCCGCCGCATTGCGGAAGGTAGCGGCGTCTCGGTATCTGACGTCAACCGCCTGCTGAAACAGTTCCAGCAGACCAAGAAGGTCATGAAACAGATGGGGAAGCTCATGGGCCGCGGTGTGCCCCCGGGCCTCCCCACCTAG
- a CDS encoding AAA family ATPase codes for MRPAFPARASTPDPTLDVWTPAFVGRAHELGVLEAARLAVQGGESRIVLVAGEPGIGKTRLVTEALALVQQGGVRVLRSRCWEGGGAPAFWPWVQLLRGIVDAPGAARVLANVGVAAGDLVLLLPEIEGHVKAPPTPPALDAEQARFRMFETVLSLLKAAGAQRPMALWVDDLHAADAPSLELLRFVAAHLSFPGLLLVACYRDTEVVVAEKFQRALTAMLRAPQCKRLHLSGLDATDVGTVVGEALGIEPPAGLVEELRARTDGNALLVTELTRALVDRRHADADDWREVVARVPPTLRDVIGSRLAELSAESRKVLEAASVAGRDFEVSSVAAVTRLETGAVFAALDRAARLGMVMPVQEAADRFRFAHALILDCVYAGVAPASRMTFHRGLAVTLAARYGDRDGQHLAAIAHHFGAAGGLEDRREAFAYLLRAGKHARRLLAFEEAAEHFTRALEIAPDDDSVRFEVLSALADAQRNASQPQTARETAQLLLEIARKVGDPELCARAALAYAGPPILGQPDPEVISVLEWALARMAGIESPSHVRLLARMVSALSLAPSQERRAALARTALDMAARIDDFEGHTAAVFAAHDVLWLPDRSLNVVQWMDLISGYAADRGHGEVEALAQLLRFTLVLREGDMEAAASNADRCAALADELRQPRHSWQVTAMQATLAVVEGRFADAQRRASEALAIGCGGNIALAEFYYVAHMMGILRDVGGLRGIVQRVRTLARLYPEMCVWEMALLFVEAETDRLDRVQRMLQRLSVDEISNNFYWLLSCGLLAEAVARVGHAGLAPDLYDAIHQYDGQVLSIGVAAYLGPVARYLALLAAVSGRHEVAQEHFASALDTAQRMKAVPMVARIKYEWAASLVQAGYSLTAPEVVVLVDGARELARRLRMRPLLRRLERFGLTLDTPTQASMPATRRVKGFGAASNGSVPRESVERYFSRDGDGWVLGGADRSFRLRDTRGLRYLAWLVQYPGREVHVLELVGADSGTPAAGGVGARGAAVAAGLTIGGGGMGPIVDLDARRAYRERLRDLRDRLAEAEANCDLGRMSAAREEIRHLSRQLATGGGIEGEGAGAGSATERARISVRNNIANALARIARHDTDLWRHLANSVKTGTFCSYEPERPVRWRF; via the coding sequence ATGCGCCCAGCGTTTCCAGCCAGAGCCTCCACGCCGGACCCGACTCTCGACGTATGGACACCGGCTTTCGTCGGCCGGGCGCACGAGCTGGGCGTTTTGGAGGCGGCGCGGCTGGCGGTGCAGGGGGGCGAGAGCCGTATCGTCCTGGTTGCCGGCGAGCCCGGCATCGGTAAGACGCGGCTGGTGACCGAGGCGCTGGCGCTGGTGCAGCAAGGCGGGGTTCGGGTGTTGCGCAGCCGGTGCTGGGAGGGGGGCGGTGCCCCGGCTTTCTGGCCCTGGGTGCAGCTCCTGCGGGGCATCGTCGACGCTCCGGGTGCGGCCAGGGTGCTGGCGAACGTGGGGGTTGCGGCCGGCGATCTGGTACTGCTGCTGCCGGAGATCGAGGGGCATGTGAAGGCTCCGCCGACTCCGCCGGCGCTGGACGCGGAGCAGGCCCGTTTCCGGATGTTCGAAACGGTACTGTCGCTGCTCAAAGCCGCCGGCGCGCAGAGGCCAATGGCGCTCTGGGTGGACGATCTGCACGCGGCCGATGCGCCGTCGCTGGAACTCCTGCGGTTTGTGGCCGCGCACCTGTCGTTTCCGGGATTGCTGCTGGTCGCCTGCTACCGGGATACCGAGGTGGTGGTGGCGGAGAAGTTCCAGCGTGCCCTGACGGCGATGCTTCGAGCTCCGCAGTGCAAGCGCTTGCATCTGAGCGGACTCGACGCGACGGACGTCGGTACCGTGGTCGGGGAAGCGCTTGGAATCGAGCCGCCGGCCGGCCTTGTCGAGGAGTTACGCGCGCGCACCGACGGCAATGCTCTGCTGGTCACCGAGCTGACACGGGCGCTGGTCGACCGCCGACACGCCGATGCGGACGATTGGCGGGAGGTTGTCGCCCGCGTACCGCCCACGTTGCGTGACGTCATCGGTTCGCGTCTTGCCGAGTTGTCCGCGGAATCGCGGAAGGTGTTGGAGGCGGCCTCGGTTGCCGGTCGCGATTTCGAGGTTTCGTCGGTGGCGGCGGTGACGCGGCTGGAAACGGGCGCGGTGTTTGCGGCGCTCGATCGCGCCGCACGGCTGGGGATGGTGATGCCGGTGCAGGAGGCGGCCGATCGTTTCCGCTTCGCGCACGCGTTGATACTCGACTGCGTTTACGCGGGGGTGGCGCCCGCTTCCCGGATGACGTTCCATCGCGGTCTCGCGGTCACGCTGGCGGCGCGATACGGGGACCGGGACGGACAGCATCTGGCCGCGATCGCGCATCACTTCGGTGCCGCGGGCGGGTTGGAGGATCGGCGCGAGGCGTTCGCGTACCTGCTGCGGGCCGGCAAGCATGCGCGGCGTCTTCTGGCGTTCGAGGAGGCGGCGGAGCACTTCACGCGTGCGCTCGAGATCGCCCCGGACGACGATTCGGTGCGCTTCGAGGTTCTGTCCGCGCTTGCCGACGCCCAGCGCAACGCCAGTCAGCCGCAGACCGCGCGAGAAACGGCGCAACTGCTGCTGGAGATTGCCCGCAAGGTTGGCGACCCGGAGCTGTGTGCCCGGGCGGCGCTGGCCTATGCCGGTCCCCCAATTCTGGGTCAGCCCGATCCGGAGGTTATCTCGGTTCTCGAGTGGGCGCTCGCGCGTATGGCCGGAATCGAGAGCCCCTCGCACGTGCGTTTATTGGCCCGCATGGTGAGTGCCTTATCGCTGGCGCCATCGCAGGAAAGGCGGGCGGCGTTGGCGCGCACCGCGCTCGACATGGCAGCGCGCATCGACGACTTCGAGGGTCATACGGCGGCGGTCTTTGCGGCGCATGACGTACTATGGCTTCCGGACCGCTCTCTTAACGTCGTGCAGTGGATGGACCTGATAAGCGGATATGCGGCGGATAGAGGTCACGGAGAGGTCGAGGCTCTGGCACAGCTACTGCGGTTCACCCTCGTGTTGCGGGAAGGAGATATGGAAGCAGCGGCCAGCAATGCCGATCGTTGCGCCGCATTGGCGGACGAATTACGCCAGCCCCGTCATTCCTGGCAGGTCACCGCGATGCAAGCCACACTGGCAGTGGTGGAGGGCCGGTTCGCGGACGCGCAAAGGCGAGCAAGTGAGGCGCTCGCTATCGGGTGTGGCGGCAATATTGCGCTCGCGGAATTCTACTACGTAGCGCACATGATGGGCATTCTCCGCGATGTCGGAGGTCTTCGAGGCATTGTTCAGAGGGTGCGGACACTGGCGCGGCTGTACCCGGAGATGTGCGTCTGGGAAATGGCGCTCTTGTTCGTAGAAGCGGAGACGGATCGGCTGGACCGGGTCCAGCGGATGCTCCAGAGACTGTCCGTCGACGAGATCTCGAACAACTTTTATTGGCTGCTTTCCTGCGGCCTGCTTGCCGAAGCTGTCGCCAGGGTCGGCCATGCGGGCTTGGCGCCCGATCTTTACGACGCGATCCATCAATATGACGGGCAGGTCCTTTCGATTGGAGTGGCTGCTTATCTCGGACCCGTCGCGCGTTACCTCGCCCTGCTTGCAGCGGTCAGTGGCCGACACGAAGTTGCGCAGGAGCATTTTGCGTCGGCGCTCGATACGGCGCAGCGCATGAAGGCTGTGCCAATGGTCGCTCGCATCAAATACGAATGGGCCGCGAGTCTGGTGCAAGCCGGCTATTCCTTGACCGCTCCGGAGGTGGTGGTTCTCGTCGACGGTGCGCGAGAGCTGGCGCGGCGCCTCAGGATGCGTCCGTTGTTGCGGCGTTTGGAGCGGTTCGGGCTTACGCTTGATACTCCGACTCAGGCATCGATGCCCGCAACGCGACGGGTCAAGGGCTTTGGGGCAGCCTCTAACGGATCGGTTCCGCGAGAGAGCGTCGAGCGGTACTTCAGCCGCGACGGCGATGGTTGGGTGCTCGGTGGCGCCGATCGTAGCTTTCGGCTCCGCGATACGCGGGGCCTGCGCTATCTTGCCTGGTTGGTGCAATATCCGGGGCGGGAGGTGCACGTGCTCGAGCTGGTCGGGGCGGATTCCGGGACGCCGGCGGCTGGTGGCGTGGGAGCGCGCGGGGCGGCCGTGGCCGCGGGTCTGACGATCGGTGGCGGGGGTATGGGGCCGATCGTCGACCTCGATGCCCGCCGGGCGTATCGCGAGCGGCTACGCGATCTGCGGGACCGGTTGGCGGAGGCGGAGGCCAACTGCGACCTCGGGCGCATGAGCGCCGCTCGCGAGGAGATCCGACACCTCTCGCGCCAACTCGCAACCGGCGGCGGGATCGAAGGCGAAGGGGCGGGCGCCGGTTCCGCAACCGAGCGCGCGCGTATCAGTGTGCGCAACAACATCGCCAACGCCCTGGCGCGCATTGCCCGGCACGATACCGACCTCTGGCGCCACCTTGCCAACAGCGTCAAGACGGGCACCTTTTGCAGCTACGAACCGGAACGTCCGGTTCGGTGGCGATTCTGA
- a CDS encoding ATP-binding protein, protein MIRALPGLTPLLAAVANLVLAAVVARRAQRDSLRTAFVVLAILLVFWNLNFFILQSVENYNLAFSLSRICRTAVMFLPPAILHLMLAVRGPLRPGWRRALQIDYAFSSFLAILNAGDLLVSGLRQEPMGWVSEPTRLLGLFTLSTLINFAVAVAAAAAGYRDTSDLRTRVRIRFWIGGAIVAVPLALTNLLRNYGVPVYPLGPLGTAALAAVIAYAIIRHRLIDIDIVVTKGVAYAGVAVVLIAPAFVLALWLQRASFGQVHTDFSFAILLMLITVGVLFPALRMRAETRLEQSLFRTKYEDRNVLMAFSGSLVRILDRDRLVRDLAATLRETLRLDRVAVALSNPSGRVFTVSHALGVPPADDHFADSDGFLTALHRRRQAALREEIEATATGDERPRVHEVCTRNGWQACIPLQGGGDLIGFVALGAKRTRDAFFSGELQILDGLGAQASIALENARLYEELKRSQEIIRRSDRLSALGTLAAGIAHEIRNPLVSIQTFFQLAPERLHDEEFLTTFLSLTSGEVKRITTLISELLTFARSPTPTVGPIDLNEVADRVVALLAPEARKHKVALDYVPDPSLRPVLADADQIKQVLINLVLNAIQATPPDGNVTVLCRPTEHHGEPCGQIEVRDTGAGIPADLLENVFNPFFTTKDKGTGLGLTIANQIVTEHGGFIAVESSEGAGTRFLVSLPTSDHNATQPAAAAAEG, encoded by the coding sequence ATGATCCGCGCGCTGCCGGGTCTCACCCCACTCTTAGCCGCCGTTGCGAACCTAGTGCTCGCCGCCGTCGTGGCGCGACGGGCACAGCGCGACAGCCTGCGAACCGCCTTCGTAGTACTCGCCATTCTTCTCGTTTTCTGGAACCTGAACTTCTTCATCCTCCAATCCGTGGAGAACTACAATCTTGCATTTTCACTCAGCCGCATCTGCCGCACGGCGGTTATGTTCCTTCCCCCGGCGATTCTGCACCTCATGCTGGCGGTCCGGGGCCCGCTGCGACCCGGTTGGCGACGAGCCCTGCAGATAGACTATGCCTTTTCCTCGTTTCTCGCGATCCTCAACGCCGGCGACCTGTTAGTCTCGGGTCTTCGCCAGGAGCCCATGGGATGGGTATCGGAACCAACCCGTCTGCTCGGCCTCTTTACCCTCTCCACCTTGATTAACTTCGCGGTTGCCGTCGCCGCGGCTGCCGCCGGATACCGCGACACGTCCGATCTGAGGACCCGTGTCCGCATTAGGTTCTGGATAGGGGGCGCGATTGTTGCCGTTCCGCTCGCACTCACCAACCTCCTGAGGAACTACGGGGTCCCGGTATACCCCCTCGGTCCACTTGGCACGGCGGCTCTGGCCGCGGTGATCGCCTACGCGATCATACGTCACCGACTAATCGACATCGACATCGTTGTTACCAAGGGGGTTGCCTATGCAGGGGTGGCAGTGGTGCTTATCGCCCCCGCCTTCGTCCTGGCACTCTGGCTTCAACGAGCCTCCTTCGGCCAGGTGCACACGGATTTCTCCTTCGCCATATTGCTCATGCTGATAACTGTCGGCGTACTGTTTCCGGCGCTCAGAATGCGCGCCGAAACGCGGCTGGAACAATCTCTCTTCCGCACCAAGTACGAGGACCGCAACGTCCTGATGGCGTTCTCCGGCTCCCTGGTCCGCATCCTCGACCGCGACCGGCTCGTGCGGGACCTCGCCGCTACCCTGCGCGAAACCCTGCGGCTCGATCGCGTCGCCGTTGCCCTCAGCAATCCCTCCGGCCGCGTCTTTACCGTCAGCCACGCGCTGGGCGTTCCGCCCGCCGACGATCATTTCGCCGACAGCGACGGCTTCCTGACCGCACTCCACCGCCGCCGTCAGGCCGCCCTGCGCGAGGAGATCGAGGCCACCGCAACCGGGGACGAGCGTCCGCGCGTCCACGAAGTGTGCACGCGCAACGGCTGGCAGGCATGCATTCCCCTCCAGGGCGGCGGCGACCTGATCGGCTTCGTGGCCCTCGGGGCCAAACGCACCCGCGACGCGTTCTTCTCCGGCGAACTCCAGATCCTCGATGGCCTCGGCGCCCAGGCATCCATCGCCCTCGAAAACGCCCGCCTCTACGAAGAGCTCAAACGCTCGCAGGAAATCATTCGCCGCTCCGACCGCCTCTCCGCACTCGGCACCCTCGCCGCCGGCATCGCCCACGAAATCCGCAATCCCCTGGTGTCGATCCAGACCTTCTTCCAACTTGCCCCCGAAAGGTTGCACGACGAGGAGTTCCTTACGACCTTCCTTTCGCTCACCTCCGGCGAGGTCAAACGTATCACCACTCTCATCTCGGAGCTCCTCACCTTCGCCCGCTCCCCCACCCCCACCGTGGGCCCCATCGATCTCAACGAGGTCGCCGACCGCGTCGTGGCCCTGCTCGCCCCCGAGGCCCGCAAGCACAAGGTGGCCCTAGACTACGTGCCCGACCCCAGCCTGCGCCCCGTGCTCGCCGACGCCGACCAGATCAAACAGGTGCTGATCAATCTCGTGCTCAACGCCATCCAGGCGACCCCCCCCGACGGCAACGTTACGGTGCTCTGCCGCCCCACCGAGCATCACGGCGAGCCCTGCGGTCAGATCGAAGTACGCGATACCGGCGCCGGCATCCCCGCCGACCTCCTGGAGAACGTCTTCAACCCCTTCTTCACCACCAAGGACAAGGGTACCGGCCTCGGGTTGACCATCGCCAATCAGATCGTCACCGAACACGGCGGTTTCATCGCCGTCGAAAGCAGCGAGGGCGCCGGCACCCGCTTCCTCGTCTCCCTGCCCACCAGCGACCACAACGCCACCCAACCGGCCGCCGCTGCCGCCGAGGGGTAA
- a CDS encoding GNAT family N-acetyltransferase → MDPAKLLHGLSFSVAGATETSEVLALRRTVYTAALNNEGVDSFDTTADHLMARGPDGTIVAAFRLLGPEQRPFPIEGFVDIDKLLLGARTPAYLDRFVIREDQRTISSRQFIPLGMLKLAILRARQRAITDFLILSLPHLRSLYRSAFFRPFAEAFKHPVWGEVYPMHLDILAIERVHSERHPTLVRFLFETSSAGFPG, encoded by the coding sequence ATGGACCCCGCCAAGCTGTTGCACGGTTTGAGTTTCAGCGTTGCTGGTGCGACTGAGACCTCGGAGGTGCTGGCGCTCCGCCGCACCGTATACACCGCCGCCCTGAACAACGAGGGTGTGGACTCCTTCGATACGACCGCCGACCATCTGATGGCTCGCGGGCCGGACGGCACGATCGTAGCGGCATTCCGCCTGCTCGGTCCCGAACAGCGGCCGTTCCCGATCGAGGGGTTTGTCGACATAGACAAATTGCTGCTCGGAGCACGGACACCAGCCTACTTGGACCGCTTCGTAATCCGGGAAGACCAGCGCACCATCAGCAGCCGGCAGTTCATTCCGCTAGGCATGCTGAAGCTCGCCATCTTGCGAGCCCGTCAGAGGGCGATCACCGACTTCCTGATCCTGTCCTTGCCGCACCTTCGGAGTTTATACCGCTCGGCGTTCTTCCGCCCATTCGCGGAAGCCTTCAAACATCCGGTCTGGGGTGAAGTATACCCGATGCACCTCGACATCTTGGCGATCGAGCGCGTCCATTCCGAAAGGCACCCGACCCTGGTGCGGTTCCTGTTCGAAACGAGTTCAGCCGGCTTTCCCGGTTAG
- a CDS encoding acyl carrier protein: protein MRDRLAQLLGEIGGIPAESITDAAGVDDQLQMSSLAFLELQAALEDEYEIQIDPIQVVELNQFGRIVDYLYDRLTSPQS, encoded by the coding sequence GTGCGCGACCGTCTGGCCCAACTGCTTGGGGAGATAGGGGGGATTCCTGCGGAATCCATTACCGACGCGGCGGGCGTCGATGACCAACTGCAGATGTCTTCGCTGGCGTTTCTGGAGCTTCAAGCGGCGCTGGAAGATGAGTACGAGATCCAAATCGATCCTATTCAGGTCGTGGAGTTGAACCAGTTCGGAAGGATCGTCGACTACCTGTACGACCGGCTGACCTCTCCTCAGTCATGA